The proteins below are encoded in one region of Methanobrevibacter millerae:
- a CDS encoding Fic family protein, whose amino-acid sequence MFEPQFTYTDKIVNYIAEIASAKEVISNAKIIPLYDTQLKQEALIRSSHYSTSIEGNPLNLDEVETLIKNNQEPTTKAEQEVLNYFNVLNHLDQYSDEIITCDTILSVHKDLTKDLLRNPEYEGKFRDTRVFIGNLHTQEINYMPPDAYKVPGLVDNLLDWLNNSADEMYPVIIAGILHYELVRIHPFVDGNGRTSRLMATLILSVHKFNINNYFTLDEYYNQDRQAYVDALHSADKNHDLTNWLEYFCGGVLYSINKVKSEVLKLAEITSKYDNTIQLTPNEISVLTLLEEKGHIQNKDIQEMLNITPQASYKIIKKLKDKELIESRGNGRNTKYLLK is encoded by the coding sequence TATGATACCCAATTAAAACAGGAGGCTCTCATTAGATCTTCACATTATTCAACATCAATTGAGGGGAATCCTTTAAATTTAGATGAAGTAGAAACATTAATCAAAAACAATCAAGAACCAACTACTAAAGCAGAACAGGAAGTATTAAATTATTTCAATGTATTAAATCATTTAGATCAATATTCGGATGAAATTATTACTTGCGACACAATTTTATCAGTACATAAAGATTTGACTAAAGATTTATTGCGCAATCCTGAATATGAGGGCAAATTTAGAGATACTCGCGTATTTATTGGTAATCTACATACTCAGGAAATAAATTATATGCCTCCAGATGCTTATAAAGTACCAGGTTTAGTAGATAATTTATTAGATTGGCTAAACAATTCGGCAGATGAAATGTACCCAGTCATTATCGCTGGAATTCTTCATTATGAATTAGTACGTATCCACCCATTTGTTGATGGAAATGGACGTACCAGCAGACTTATGGCAACATTGATTTTATCAGTTCACAAATTTAATATCAATAACTACTTCACTTTAGACGAATATTACAATCAAGACAGACAGGCTTATGTTGATGCACTACACAGTGCCGATAAAAACCATGATTTAACAAATTGGCTGGAATATTTCTGTGGAGGAGTATTATACTCAATAAATAAAGTTAAATCAGAAGTGTTAAAATTAGCTGAAATCACATCAAAATATGACAATACCATTCAATTAACTCCAAATGAAATCTCTGTATTAACACTTCTCGAAGAAAAAGGTCATATTCAAAATAAAGATATCCAGGAGATGTTAAACATTACCCCTCAAGCCAGCTATAAGATTATTAAAAAATTAAAAGATAAGGAATTAATAGAAAGTAGGGGAAACGGCAGAAATACAAAATACCTATTAAAATAA
- a CDS encoding zeta toxin family protein, producing MLKNKKRLPEVIVFAGPNGSGKTTITRMAKTIGVYINADDIKKSNSCSDLEAAVKAEELRELMVKKCEDFTFETVLSTDRNLKLLQKAKEKGYFLRCIYVLTSDYRINVTRVNIRESMGGHSVPEDKIKSRYFKALDLIPKLIELCDIVHIYDNTNVPFRIFKKRKDEYYHWENKYWKYSDIEKLTEIHEYEN from the coding sequence ATGTTAAAGAATAAGAAAAGACTTCCTGAAGTCATTGTTTTTGCAGGTCCGAATGGAAGTGGCAAAACCACTATAACCCGTATGGCAAAGACTATTGGTGTTTATATCAATGCCGACGATATTAAAAAATCAAATTCCTGCAGTGATTTGGAAGCGGCTGTTAAAGCTGAAGAACTTCGGGAGTTAATGGTGAAAAAATGTGAAGATTTCACATTTGAAACTGTACTTTCTACTGATAGGAATCTTAAATTGCTTCAAAAGGCTAAGGAAAAAGGATATTTTTTAAGATGCATTTATGTTTTAACGTCTGATTATAGAATCAATGTCACTCGAGTAAACATCCGTGAATCTATGGGTGGGCATAGCGTTCCTGAAGATAAAATCAAATCAAGATACTTCAAAGCATTGGATTTGATTCCTAAATTAATCGAGCTTTGTGATATTGTTCATATTTATGACAACACTAATGTTCCATTCAGAATATTTAAGAAAAGAAAAGATGAGTATTATCACTGGGAGAACAAATATTGGAAGTATTCTGATATTGAAAAACTAACTGAAATTCATGAATATGAAAATTAA
- a CDS encoding GNAT family N-acetyltransferase, with amino-acid sequence MELIELQDEDLSKFKMLLQESFQYGYENVYGKCEELILPEKDIDECLKKENSNAYVMKNDDSILGGVIVETNEKTQHNHLDFLFVSTSSQNKGIGQKIWEEIETLYPNTKIWETCTPYFDKRNIHFYVNKLGFHIVEFLNEKNPEPDWDKDHPMRDEEMFRFEKVMK; translated from the coding sequence ATGGAACTAATTGAATTGCAAGATGAAGATCTGTCTAAATTTAAAATGTTGCTGCAAGAATCATTCCAATATGGCTATGAAAATGTTTATGGTAAATGTGAAGAATTAATCTTGCCCGAAAAAGACATTGATGAATGCTTGAAAAAAGAAAACAGCAATGCATATGTAATGAAAAATGATGATTCCATTTTAGGGGGAGTGATTGTTGAAACAAATGAAAAAACCCAACACAACCACTTGGATTTCTTATTCGTAAGCACATCCAGTCAAAACAAAGGCATCGGACAAAAGATATGGGAAGAAATAGAAACTTTATATCCAAATACAAAAATATGGGAAACCTGCACACCATACTTTGATAAAAGAAATATCCATTTTTACGTAAACAAATTAGGTTTTCATATAGTGGAATTTTTAAATGAAAAGAATCCTGAACCTGATTGGGATAAAGACCATCCAATGAGGGATGAGGAAATGTTTAGATTTGAAAAGGTAATGAAATAA
- a CDS encoding DUF1847 domain-containing protein, whose product MKNYSCADCRIINCKHQDLQYPKFCPTKELTSDEIQEIEKLYNEDNNKEISRISAEIEDEFYCKYTRVEEIIEFAKRLKMNKIGLAACVGLMEESRTFAEILAKHDFEVYSVACKVGAMKKTEITGLDEEKTAVTGNVMCNPILQAKILNKEKTDLNVIIGLCVGHDSLFYKYSDALCTTLVTKDKVLAHNPIGALYQTNTYYKKLMND is encoded by the coding sequence ATGAAAAACTATTCATGTGCCGATTGCAGAATTATAAACTGCAAACACCAAGACCTGCAATATCCTAAATTCTGCCCAACAAAAGAATTGACAAGTGATGAAATACAAGAAATTGAAAAACTGTACAATGAAGACAACAACAAGGAAATATCGCGAATATCCGCAGAAATAGAAGATGAATTCTACTGCAAATACACAAGAGTGGAAGAAATCATAGAATTTGCCAAAAGACTAAAAATGAATAAAATAGGACTAGCCGCATGTGTGGGACTAATGGAAGAGAGCAGAACTTTCGCAGAAATTCTGGCAAAACACGACTTTGAAGTTTATTCTGTAGCATGTAAAGTAGGGGCAATGAAAAAAACAGAGATAACCGGGCTTGATGAAGAAAAAACAGCCGTGACTGGAAATGTAATGTGCAACCCAATACTCCAGGCCAAAATACTGAACAAGGAAAAAACAGACCTTAACGTGATAATTGGATTATGTGTAGGACATGACAGCCTATTTTATAAATACTCAGATGCACTGTGCACAACACTTGTAACAAAAGACAAAGTGCTCGCACACAATCCCATAGGAGCATTATACCAAACAAACACATATTATAAAAAGCTAATGAATGATTAG